In Streptomyces sp. NBC_00448, the following are encoded in one genomic region:
- a CDS encoding GNAT family N-acetyltransferase, protein MPTKQRRLTSPTADDVRAWHRVRSAALAHDRPGDPLPTLAHVRASLTTVGPGSRLALWLVHGANDEGVATAKLRLPAAEGGGRLASVELTVHPAHRRMGMGSRLLATVVAAATEEDCRRLSTEVLAGTPGESFLATREFVPALRLTWQRLVLAEIPERIVKLPDVPHPGYRLAAWEGAPPDALAESFAAARAALADMPSGSLEVGRTRWDAERVRMTAELAARRGERLLNHAAISEADGSVAGYTKLTLPAEADEGGDGGAGDTSSARARAKQLDTAVVAAHRGHGLGLWLKSAMLRHLLDAHPEVTEVVTNTADDNRHMLAVNAALGFRPLRRTVAYQLTLRA, encoded by the coding sequence ATGCCTACCAAACAACGGCGGCTGACCTCCCCCACCGCTGACGACGTCCGCGCGTGGCACCGGGTGCGGTCCGCGGCGCTCGCTCACGACCGCCCGGGAGACCCGCTGCCGACCCTGGCCCATGTGCGGGCCTCGCTGACCACCGTCGGTCCCGGCAGTCGCTTAGCCCTGTGGCTGGTGCACGGCGCGAACGACGAGGGCGTGGCCACGGCGAAGCTCCGGCTGCCGGCCGCCGAGGGCGGTGGCCGCCTCGCGTCGGTGGAACTGACGGTCCATCCCGCGCACCGCAGGATGGGCATGGGGTCGCGGCTGCTGGCCACGGTGGTGGCCGCGGCGACCGAGGAGGACTGCCGCCGGCTGTCGACGGAAGTGCTGGCCGGCACCCCGGGGGAGAGCTTCCTCGCCACCCGGGAGTTCGTACCCGCGCTGCGGCTGACCTGGCAGCGGCTGGTGCTGGCCGAGATCCCGGAGCGGATCGTGAAGCTGCCGGACGTACCGCACCCCGGGTACCGGCTGGCGGCCTGGGAGGGCGCGCCGCCGGACGCCCTCGCGGAGTCCTTCGCGGCGGCCCGGGCGGCCCTGGCGGACATGCCGAGCGGCAGCCTGGAGGTCGGCAGGACCCGCTGGGACGCCGAGCGGGTGCGGATGACCGCGGAGTTGGCGGCCCGCCGCGGTGAGCGGCTGCTGAACCACGCGGCGATCAGCGAGGCCGACGGTTCGGTGGCCGGGTACACGAAGCTGACGCTGCCGGCCGAGGCGGACGAGGGCGGTGACGGCGGGGCCGGGGACACGAGCAGCGCCCGTGCCCGCGCGAAGCAGCTCGACACGGCCGTGGTGGCCGCCCACCGAGGTCACGGGCTCGGCCTGTGGCTGAAGTCGGCGATGCTGCGGCACCTGCTGGACGCGCACCCCGAGGTGACCGAGGTCGTCACCAACACCGCCGACGACAACCGCCACATGCTGGCGGTGAACGCGGCGCTGGGCTTCCGCCCCCTACGCCGCACCGTGGCGTATCAGCTCACGCTGCGGGCGTAA
- a CDS encoding DUF4240 domain-containing protein — protein MDETEFWEIVDSTREASDDDPEEHADLMVERLAGLDPDAVLDFARHFETRFNRAFSWDLWGAADIMLGGADEDAFDFFRCWLIGQGRHVFEGALHSPDDLAFLVPEFDPEADGDAEDLGYAADEAYEQLTGVRLPDLQLPRQDGPEGERPEFDDDQAMAARFPQLWARFG, from the coding sequence ATGGACGAGACGGAGTTCTGGGAGATCGTCGACAGCACCCGCGAGGCGTCGGACGACGATCCGGAGGAGCACGCCGACCTGATGGTCGAGCGGCTGGCCGGGCTCGATCCGGACGCCGTGCTGGACTTCGCCCGGCACTTCGAGACCCGCTTCAACCGGGCCTTCTCGTGGGACCTGTGGGGCGCTGCCGACATCATGCTGGGCGGCGCCGACGAGGACGCGTTCGACTTCTTCCGCTGCTGGCTGATCGGCCAGGGCCGGCACGTCTTCGAGGGCGCCCTGCACTCCCCCGACGACCTGGCCTTCCTGGTACCGGAGTTCGACCCCGAGGCGGACGGCGACGCCGAGGACCTGGGGTACGCCGCCGACGAGGCGTACGAGCAGTTGACGGGTGTGCGGCTGCCGGATCTGCAGCTGCCGCGGCAGGACGGCCCGGAGGGCGAGCGCCCGGAGTTCGACGACGACCAGGCGATGGCGGCCCGTTTCCCCCAGTTGTGGGCGCGCTTCGGGTAG
- a CDS encoding TIGR01777 family oxidoreductase, with protein MARMRIAVTGASGLIGSALTASLAADGHEVVALVRRSPHGPGEVRWDPSAGTVDPDGLAGCEAVVHLAGAPVAERRWSDKRKQVLLDSRVDGTATIAKAMAALDPKPRVLVAGSAIGFYGDTGDRFVDEDSPAGEGFLADLVQAWEAAADPARAAGIRTVHARTGLVVSPQGGAWGALFPFFRAGLGGRLGSGRQYWSFISLQDEVAALRYAIDNEELSGPVNLTGPEPRTNSDVTKAMGRVLHRPTVLPVPSFVLRAVLGEFAGDVTGSQRVRPKRLLDAGFSFAHPDLDDAIKAALPPRNRV; from the coding sequence ATGGCCCGCATGCGTATCGCAGTCACCGGCGCCTCCGGGCTGATCGGCTCCGCCCTCACCGCCTCGCTGGCGGCCGACGGCCACGAGGTCGTCGCGCTGGTCCGGCGCAGCCCGCACGGCCCGGGAGAGGTCCGCTGGGACCCGTCCGCGGGCACCGTGGACCCCGACGGGCTGGCCGGCTGCGAGGCGGTCGTGCATCTGGCGGGCGCGCCGGTCGCGGAGCGGCGCTGGAGCGACAAGCGCAAGCAGGTCCTCCTCGACAGCCGGGTGGACGGCACCGCCACGATCGCGAAGGCGATGGCCGCGCTCGACCCGAAGCCCCGGGTGCTGGTGGCCGGCAGCGCGATCGGCTTCTACGGCGACACCGGGGACCGTTTCGTGGACGAGGACAGCCCGGCGGGCGAGGGGTTCCTCGCCGACCTGGTCCAGGCGTGGGAGGCCGCGGCCGACCCGGCGCGCGCGGCCGGCATCCGTACGGTGCACGCCCGTACCGGCCTGGTGGTCTCCCCGCAGGGCGGCGCGTGGGGGGCGCTGTTCCCGTTCTTCCGGGCCGGGCTGGGTGGGCGACTCGGCAGCGGGCGGCAGTACTGGAGCTTCATCTCGCTGCAGGACGAGGTCGCGGCGCTGCGGTACGCCATCGACAACGAGGAGCTGTCGGGGCCGGTGAACCTGACCGGCCCGGAGCCCCGTACCAACAGCGACGTCACCAAGGCGATGGGGCGGGTGCTGCACCGCCCGACGGTGCTGCCGGTGCCGTCGTTCGTGCTGCGCGCGGTGCTGGGCGAGTTCGCCGGCGATGTGACGGGCAGTCAGCGGGTGCGCCCCAAGCGGCTGCTGGACGCCGGGTTCTCCTTCGCGCACCCCGACCTCGACGACGCGATCAAGGCGGCGCTGCCACCGCGCAACCGGGTCTGA